The proteins below come from a single Tenuifilum thalassicum genomic window:
- a CDS encoding acyl-CoA carboxylase subunit beta, giving the protein MSTQEEKIKELIDLREKAKLGGGEKRIEAQHKKGKYTARERIDMLLDEGSFEEFDMFVSHRCIDFGLDKESYLSDGVVTGYGTIDGRLVYVFSQDFTVFGGSLSEMFAAKICKIMDMAMKVGAPVIGINDSGGARIQEGVKSLGGYADIFQRNILASGVIPQISAVFGPCAGGAVYSPALTDFIIMSRNTSYMFVTGPKVVKTVTGETVTSDELGGAGVHSSKSGVAHFVADNEEEGIMLIRKLLSYLPQNNLEEPPIVPCDDPIDRLEDSLNEIIPDNPNKPYDVKEVIEAIVDYGEFLEVQRDYAPNIITCFARFNGQSVGIVANQPKYLAGVLDINSSRKAARFVRFCDAFNIPLVTLVDVPGFLPGTAQEYNGIIIHGAKLLYAYGEATVPKVTVILRKAYGGAYDVMSSKHLRGDINYSWPSGEIAVMGPKGAIEVLLSRELKTIEDEKAKVEFLAKKEKEYKEKFANPYVAAKFGYLDDVIEPRNTRFRIIRALQSLATKKDTNPPKKHSTMPL; this is encoded by the coding sequence ATGAGCACACAAGAAGAAAAAATTAAAGAGCTTATTGACCTTCGCGAAAAGGCCAAGCTTGGAGGTGGTGAAAAGCGAATTGAAGCTCAACACAAGAAAGGAAAATATACTGCACGCGAACGTATCGATATGCTACTCGACGAGGGTAGTTTTGAGGAATTTGATATGTTCGTTTCGCACCGTTGTATCGATTTTGGGCTGGATAAGGAGAGCTATCTTTCCGATGGTGTTGTAACTGGATACGGCACAATAGATGGCCGTTTGGTTTACGTTTTTTCTCAAGATTTTACTGTCTTTGGGGGGTCGTTATCCGAAATGTTTGCAGCAAAAATCTGTAAAATTATGGATATGGCCATGAAGGTTGGCGCTCCTGTGATAGGAATTAACGATAGTGGTGGTGCACGTATTCAGGAGGGTGTTAAGAGTTTAGGTGGTTATGCCGATATTTTCCAGCGCAATATCCTAGCTTCTGGTGTAATTCCACAAATTTCTGCAGTGTTTGGGCCTTGTGCTGGGGGTGCTGTTTATTCACCTGCCCTTACCGACTTTATAATTATGTCGCGTAATACCAGTTACATGTTTGTTACTGGTCCAAAGGTTGTTAAGACTGTAACTGGAGAAACTGTAACTTCCGATGAACTCGGTGGTGCTGGAGTACATTCTAGCAAGTCGGGAGTGGCACATTTTGTTGCCGATAATGAGGAAGAGGGTATTATGCTTATTCGCAAGCTGCTCAGCTATCTGCCTCAAAATAACCTTGAGGAACCTCCTATAGTACCCTGTGATGACCCAATTGATAGATTAGAAGATTCGTTAAATGAAATAATCCCCGATAACCCTAACAAACCATATGATGTTAAAGAGGTTATTGAGGCTATTGTTGATTACGGTGAGTTTCTTGAAGTTCAAAGAGATTATGCTCCCAATATCATAACTTGCTTCGCACGTTTTAATGGTCAGTCGGTTGGTATTGTAGCAAATCAACCCAAGTATCTTGCTGGCGTTCTCGATATTAACTCATCGCGTAAGGCTGCTCGTTTTGTTCGCTTCTGCGATGCCTTCAACATTCCACTAGTTACACTAGTTGATGTGCCTGGTTTCTTACCAGGAACTGCTCAAGAGTACAATGGTATCATCATTCATGGTGCAAAACTGCTTTATGCTTACGGTGAGGCAACAGTACCTAAAGTTACTGTTATCCTTCGTAAAGCATATGGTGGGGCTTACGATGTGATGAGCTCAAAGCATCTTCGTGGCGATATTAACTATTCTTGGCCAAGTGGCGAGATTGCAGTTATGGGGCCAAAGGGTGCCATTGAAGTACTCTTAAGTAGGGAACTCAAAACTATTGAGGACGAAAAGGCTAAAGTAGAGTTTTTGGCTAAAAAAGAGAAGGAATATAAGGAGAAGTTTGCTAATCCATATGTGGCTGCTAAATTTGGTTATCTCGATGATGTGATTGAACCACGAAATACTCGTTTCCGTATTATCAGAGCGCTTCAATCATTAGCTACTAAAAAGGATACCAATCCGCCTAAGAAACATTCTACCATGCCACTTTAA
- the mce gene encoding methylmalonyl-CoA epimerase, which translates to MSITHIEHIGIAVKNLEESIPFYEKVLGLKCYNIEEVKDQKVKTAFFMVGQTKIELLESTDPEGPIGKFIEKKGEGIHHIAFAVNDIEGQLKQMEEQGVALIDKTPRKGAEGLDIAFLHPKSTLGVLTELCEDKNNK; encoded by the coding sequence ATGAGCATAACTCACATTGAACACATTGGTATAGCAGTTAAAAACCTAGAGGAATCAATTCCATTTTACGAGAAGGTTTTAGGTTTAAAATGCTATAATATTGAAGAAGTGAAGGATCAAAAGGTTAAAACAGCATTCTTCATGGTTGGACAAACCAAGATAGAGCTTTTAGAGTCAACCGATCCTGAAGGCCCCATTGGTAAGTTCATTGAGAAAAAAGGAGAGGGAATACACCACATTGCCTTTGCTGTTAACGATATTGAGGGGCAGCTCAAGCAAATGGAGGAGCAAGGTGTTGCTTTAATTGATAAGACTCCAAGAAAAGGAGCCGAAGGGCTTGATATTGCGTTCTTACATCCAAAATCAACATTGGGTGTACTTACCGAACTTTGTGAAGATAAAAACAATAAGTAG
- a CDS encoding 30S ribosomal protein THX, with the protein MGKGDKKTRRGKIFLGSFGNTRPKKSKLRKAKREKAKAESK; encoded by the coding sequence ATGGGAAAAGGTGATAAAAAAACCCGTAGAGGGAAAATCTTTTTAGGTTCATTTGGTAATACTCGCCCCAAAAAATCAAAACTGCGTAAAGCAAAACGCGAAAAGGCAAAAGCTGAATCTAAATAG
- a CDS encoding tetratricopeptide repeat protein — MGKKTAFCVQFLLSTLLTLSVLFTIAQTSNYSRPDFEKDSVFASQLFNQIENLYFDNQDDSCLLLINKALPFFDKLNLTNYKILSLGYRGAINRYLGNFKDALSDLSKVLNYYEQIGNQKGQASVLNQIGAIYRQRGDYPTALDYYFKSLYQYQKINYKRGISSVLNNIGVVHMYQKLYDKALEYYEMSLVIEEELENDDGMATSYLNIGEIYKKKGNLDKASDYYLKALIYSNKTNDLDAIGTIYNELAGINIERGNLTDAPRYLNLARETFLKTKSPIRIAESEINFGKYYLQIGNLNQATKHFSSALDIADKNNLLEISSNAHRYLNRIYEKLNNIPLAYKHFKKYIETRDSIFNEENTRKSLQAEFFYKFEQQQEQHRIEQAKKKTEYQQKLKRDRTIRNFLIAIISLSGLFIGLILFSLRKIEHKNKELAERQNEILEKNEELLQQQEEILAQRDEIERKNLILEQTQQILADKNERMISSIEYAKTIQSALLPKPEQLDKIFNDYFIIFQPKDIVSGDFYWVSNDSQYTYAAVMDCTGHGVPGAFMSMIGNTLLNKIVNEWKINTPSKILELLNDQLREALKQKTGKNIVLAGIDIAFVTIDRKNKKIAFSGAARPLLIIQNGVMNLVKGNIRSTGGFQPAKLKPYEDVTFDILSPTYLYLFSDGYVDQISADKKKFGIKRFTEIIELSYTKPMKVQQELLNQLMEGHLHGADQIDDICILGLRID; from the coding sequence ATGGGAAAAAAGACTGCATTCTGTGTTCAATTTCTCCTTTCAACGCTGCTCACATTAAGCGTTTTATTTACTATTGCTCAAACATCAAATTATAGTAGACCCGATTTTGAAAAGGATTCCGTTTTTGCCTCACAACTTTTTAACCAAATAGAAAACCTTTATTTTGACAATCAAGATGACAGCTGCTTACTCCTAATAAACAAGGCCTTACCTTTTTTTGACAAGCTTAATTTAACAAACTACAAAATTCTTTCTTTAGGTTACAGAGGAGCAATAAATAGATACTTAGGTAATTTCAAAGATGCGTTATCGGACCTAAGTAAGGTTTTAAACTACTACGAACAAATTGGAAACCAAAAGGGGCAAGCATCGGTTCTCAATCAGATTGGGGCGATATATCGCCAACGAGGAGATTACCCTACAGCGCTCGATTACTACTTCAAATCACTCTATCAATATCAAAAAATAAATTACAAAAGGGGAATCTCATCTGTTCTTAACAACATTGGTGTTGTTCATATGTATCAAAAGTTATACGATAAAGCCTTAGAATACTATGAAATGTCGCTTGTCATAGAAGAGGAACTTGAAAACGATGACGGTATGGCAACCTCATACCTGAATATTGGAGAAATTTATAAGAAGAAAGGGAATCTAGATAAAGCATCGGACTACTATTTGAAAGCGTTAATTTATTCCAACAAGACAAACGACCTGGATGCAATAGGAACTATTTATAACGAATTGGCGGGTATTAATATTGAAAGAGGAAACTTAACCGATGCCCCAAGGTATCTTAATCTTGCAAGGGAAACTTTTCTAAAAACTAAGAGTCCTATTCGCATAGCAGAGAGTGAAATTAATTTTGGGAAATACTATCTGCAAATTGGAAACCTAAATCAGGCAACAAAACACTTTAGTTCAGCCCTAGATATAGCAGATAAGAACAACCTATTAGAAATTAGTAGCAATGCCCACAGGTACTTAAACAGGATATATGAAAAACTCAACAATATCCCACTTGCTTATAAGCACTTCAAAAAATATATTGAAACACGAGACAGTATTTTTAACGAAGAAAACACTAGGAAATCATTACAAGCAGAGTTTTTCTACAAATTTGAACAACAGCAGGAACAACATAGAATTGAACAAGCCAAAAAGAAAACGGAATACCAACAAAAGTTAAAGCGCGACAGAACCATAAGAAATTTTCTAATTGCAATTATCTCCCTCAGCGGACTATTTATTGGGTTAATTCTTTTTTCATTACGAAAAATTGAACATAAAAACAAGGAGTTAGCCGAGAGGCAAAATGAAATACTTGAAAAGAATGAGGAACTGCTTCAACAACAAGAAGAGATACTAGCCCAACGTGATGAAATAGAACGAAAAAACCTCATTCTTGAGCAAACCCAGCAAATACTTGCCGATAAGAATGAACGTATGATTAGCAGTATTGAATACGCAAAAACTATTCAAAGCGCACTTCTACCTAAACCTGAACAACTTGACAAAATCTTCAACGATTATTTTATCATATTCCAACCTAAAGATATAGTAAGTGGCGATTTTTACTGGGTTAGTAACGACTCCCAATATACTTACGCAGCAGTAATGGACTGTACTGGACATGGTGTACCGGGCGCCTTCATGTCGATGATAGGAAACACACTTTTAAACAAGATAGTTAACGAATGGAAAATCAACACCCCATCAAAGATTCTGGAACTCCTTAACGACCAGCTACGAGAGGCACTAAAACAAAAAACAGGAAAGAATATCGTTCTTGCAGGTATCGACATAGCGTTTGTAACCATTGATAGGAAAAACAAGAAAATAGCTTTTTCTGGTGCTGCTAGACCTCTTCTGATTATTCAAAACGGTGTAATGAATTTGGTAAAAGGTAATATCCGCTCTACTGGAGGCTTTCAACCAGCAAAACTAAAACCCTACGAAGACGTCACATTTGATATTTTATCACCAACATACCTCTATCTATTTAGCGACGGTTATGTTGATCAAATTAGTGCGGATAAGAAAAAATTTGGTATCAAGCGGTTTACCGAAATAATCGAGTTATCATACACCAAACCCATGAAGGTGCAACAAGAACTATTAAACCAGCTAATGGAAGGTCATCTTCATGGAGCCGATCAAATTGATGATATCTGCATTCTTGGTTTAAGGATTGATTAA
- a CDS encoding HD family phosphohydrolase, whose translation MDAEKKSRVKKLITFLLFASTFLVVILTIPREGRFKYEFQKGKPWMHEDLFAPFDFPVYKTDQEIFAEKNRLLKEFKSYYRYDSTIQKKNVLAFVNGFDSIFENYSTKKVSLIGKRKRFNKQKSLLKELIENELNEIYSKGIIDQTDGDISKGLEKKGLAIVINNIAYEKWFDDVYTLPKAYRKLNDKLLEQVNSEDQQLQDMLLALDLKKYLEPNLFYDETTTKKFRDELISNISITKGMIQAGEMVIAKGEIVNSENYQVLESLKREYEKKIGAKRRAVILTGNILLISSLFIAFYLFLLNFRLEVLTDYRKLLFLLLNITLMVVLARLINNTQSVSINVLPLAIIPIFVKIFFDSRLALFVHLISVFVVGFMVPNSYEFVFTNFIAGVVAIVSLSNIYQRGQLFKTVGFIYMSYIILYLSFYIIADGSLSGVNWFVLLWYAVNALLLLASYQLVYLIEKVFGFLSDITLIEISDTNLDLLRKLAEVAPGTFQHSLQVANLAESAVQRVGGNPLLVRAGALYHDIGKMANPMFFVENQQGGFNPHENVSNVKSAEIIINHVHEGVKIATKAGLHQQIVDFIRMHHGTSLVKFFYTKEMEVTNGDGVDENQFRYPGPEPQTKETAILMMADAVEAASRSLKEYTVQSIDNLVEKIINEQLNSGQFNYANINFKDISLIKAIFKKKLQNIYHVRLEYPEMPKLVV comes from the coding sequence ATGGATGCAGAAAAAAAATCACGGGTTAAAAAACTTATAACGTTTTTGCTCTTTGCCAGTACCTTTCTCGTTGTTATTCTCACTATCCCAAGGGAGGGTCGTTTTAAGTATGAGTTTCAGAAAGGGAAACCTTGGATGCATGAGGATCTTTTTGCTCCCTTTGACTTTCCTGTGTATAAAACAGACCAAGAAATCTTTGCTGAAAAGAATCGGTTACTAAAAGAATTCAAGTCGTATTATAGGTACGATTCCACCATTCAAAAGAAGAATGTTTTGGCTTTTGTGAATGGGTTCGATTCAATCTTTGAGAATTATTCTACAAAAAAAGTTAGTCTAATAGGTAAAAGAAAAAGATTTAACAAGCAAAAATCATTATTAAAAGAATTGATTGAAAATGAGCTAAATGAAATTTATTCAAAGGGTATTATAGATCAAACCGATGGTGATATTTCAAAGGGGTTAGAAAAGAAGGGTTTGGCTATTGTTATTAATAATATTGCATATGAGAAGTGGTTTGATGATGTGTATACATTACCCAAAGCTTATAGGAAACTTAATGATAAGTTGCTAGAACAGGTAAACTCTGAAGATCAGCAGTTGCAGGATATGCTTTTGGCTCTTGACTTAAAAAAATATTTGGAACCTAACCTTTTTTATGACGAGACCACAACCAAAAAATTTAGAGATGAGCTGATTTCTAACATCTCCATTACAAAAGGAATGATCCAAGCCGGTGAAATGGTAATTGCAAAAGGAGAAATAGTTAACTCAGAGAATTATCAGGTGCTAGAATCATTAAAGAGGGAGTATGAAAAGAAAATTGGTGCCAAAAGGAGGGCTGTTATACTTACTGGTAATATCTTGCTCATTTCTTCTTTGTTTATTGCTTTTTATCTGTTTTTATTGAATTTTAGGTTAGAGGTTTTAACCGATTATCGGAAATTGCTTTTCTTGCTTCTAAACATCACTTTAATGGTTGTTCTTGCAAGATTAATTAATAATACCCAGTCGGTTAGCATTAATGTTTTGCCATTAGCTATAATTCCAATTTTTGTTAAAATATTTTTTGATTCTCGCCTAGCGTTATTTGTTCATCTGATTAGTGTTTTTGTTGTTGGTTTCATGGTACCGAATAGCTACGAGTTTGTTTTTACAAACTTTATTGCAGGTGTGGTTGCTATAGTTAGCTTAAGTAACATTTATCAAAGGGGGCAGCTGTTTAAAACGGTTGGGTTTATTTATATGTCTTATATCATCCTTTATTTGAGCTTCTATATAATTGCCGATGGTTCGTTGTCGGGCGTGAATTGGTTCGTTTTGCTTTGGTATGCTGTAAATGCACTACTTTTGTTAGCTTCGTATCAGCTTGTTTATTTAATTGAGAAGGTCTTCGGGTTTCTTTCCGATATTACCCTTATCGAAATTTCTGATACGAACCTCGACTTACTAAGGAAGCTGGCTGAGGTTGCTCCAGGGACGTTTCAGCACTCCTTGCAAGTTGCTAATTTGGCAGAAAGCGCTGTGCAGCGTGTTGGTGGAAATCCTCTTCTTGTTCGTGCAGGTGCCCTTTACCATGACATTGGCAAAATGGCGAATCCTATGTTTTTTGTAGAAAATCAGCAAGGGGGATTTAATCCTCATGAGAATGTGAGCAATGTTAAAAGTGCTGAAATAATTATTAACCATGTTCACGAAGGGGTTAAAATTGCAACTAAAGCAGGCTTACACCAGCAAATTGTCGATTTTATTAGAATGCATCATGGAACATCGTTGGTTAAATTTTTCTACACTAAGGAGATGGAGGTTACAAATGGCGATGGTGTTGATGAGAATCAGTTCAGATATCCTGGACCAGAACCCCAAACTAAAGAAACAGCAATACTTATGATGGCCGACGCTGTTGAAGCCGCGTCGCGGAGCTTAAAGGAGTATACGGTTCAGTCAATTGATAATTTGGTGGAAAAAATAATAAATGAGCAGCTCAATTCTGGTCAGTTTAACTATGCCAACATTAATTTTAAGGATATATCGCTTATAAAGGCTATCTTTAAAAAGAAGTTGCAAAATATTTACCATGTACGATTGGAGTACCCAGAAATGCCAAAGCTGGTAGTTTAA
- a CDS encoding CCA tRNA nucleotidyltransferase: MEMREFLKHKIFSIVSDVAEFENVDAYVIGGYVRDIFLNRPSKDIDIVVLGSGVDFARKVARRLRTTKVSYFKNFGTAQLKYHEWDVEFVGARKESYRLDSRKPIVENGTLEDDQNRRDFTINALALSLNKRNFGELIDPFDGVNDLKRGIIRTPLDPLTTFSDDPLRMLRAVRFATQLNFDIEPKTLDAIRQMNGRIKIVSAERITDELNKMMTSLRPSMGWFLLDETGLLEYILPEFVALKGVESRNGISHKDNFLHTLEVLDNLSAKSDNLWLRWAALLHDIAKPKTKRFIQGQGWTFHGHEFVGAKMIPSIFRKLKLPLNDKMKYVQKMVQLHLRPIVLSQDEVTDSAVRRLLFDAGDDIDDLMMLCEADITSKNDATVKRHLANFRIVRKKLKEIEEKDAIRNFQPPVSGELIMDTFGIKPCKEVGVIKTRIKDAILDGEIHNNFVEAYNLMLKVGREIGLTPIKIDQRYVVPENK; this comes from the coding sequence ATGGAGATGAGAGAGTTTTTGAAGCATAAGATTTTTTCTATAGTTTCTGATGTTGCCGAATTTGAAAATGTTGATGCCTATGTTATTGGGGGTTATGTGAGGGACATTTTCCTTAATCGGCCATCAAAAGATATCGACATTGTTGTATTGGGTAGCGGGGTTGATTTTGCTCGTAAGGTGGCCAGGCGTTTGCGAACTACAAAGGTTTCATATTTTAAGAATTTTGGAACGGCTCAGCTAAAGTATCATGAATGGGATGTAGAATTTGTAGGTGCAAGAAAAGAGTCGTACCGACTTGATTCCCGCAAACCAATTGTGGAGAATGGAACCCTTGAGGATGATCAGAATCGCCGTGATTTTACTATTAATGCTCTTGCTCTAAGTTTAAACAAACGAAATTTTGGTGAGCTCATCGACCCTTTTGATGGTGTTAATGATTTAAAAAGGGGTATAATTAGAACTCCACTCGACCCGCTAACTACTTTTTCTGACGATCCTTTAAGAATGTTGAGGGCTGTTCGGTTTGCCACACAGCTTAACTTTGACATTGAGCCTAAAACGCTTGATGCCATAAGGCAGATGAATGGCAGAATAAAAATTGTGTCTGCTGAAAGAATAACCGATGAGCTAAATAAAATGATGACATCATTACGTCCCTCTATGGGGTGGTTCTTACTCGATGAGACTGGATTGCTAGAGTATATTCTTCCAGAATTTGTGGCCCTAAAAGGTGTCGAGTCGCGTAATGGGATATCACACAAAGATAACTTTTTACATACATTGGAAGTCCTTGATAATCTATCAGCAAAAAGCGATAATCTTTGGTTGCGCTGGGCGGCCTTGCTACATGATATAGCCAAACCCAAAACTAAACGATTCATTCAAGGACAAGGCTGGACTTTTCATGGACATGAGTTTGTTGGGGCAAAGATGATTCCTAGCATATTTAGAAAGCTAAAATTGCCATTGAACGATAAAATGAAGTATGTTCAAAAGATGGTTCAGCTCCATTTACGTCCCATTGTGCTCTCTCAAGATGAGGTTACAGATTCGGCTGTGAGACGGTTGCTTTTTGATGCTGGCGATGATATTGATGATTTAATGATGCTTTGTGAGGCTGATATAACCTCAAAGAATGACGCAACTGTAAAACGACATCTGGCAAACTTTAGAATTGTTCGTAAGAAGCTAAAAGAAATTGAAGAAAAAGATGCTATAAGAAACTTTCAACCTCCTGTTTCGGGTGAATTAATTATGGATACTTTTGGAATAAAACCCTGCAAGGAGGTGGGTGTTATTAAAACAAGAATCAAAGATGCCATTCTCGACGGAGAGATTCATAACAACTTTGTTGAAGCATATAATTTAATGCTTAAAGTAGGTCGCGAGATTGGCTTAACTCCTATAAAAATTGATCAGAGGTACGTTGTGCCAGAAAATAAGTAA
- a CDS encoding MOSC domain-containing protein, with protein sequence MNNAENIVIKVKSVNISERKGTTKHPVDFIELNSLGVKGDAHSGSWHRQVSMLGVESMDKFTKASGLPVKYGDFAENITTEGLELYTTKPGDRFVGAGVELEVTQIGKSCHGDGCAIYRQVGNCVMPKEGIFVRVIKGGKLKADDELTFIPKIYKIKIITLSDRASRGEYKDLSGPEVEKNIKEFFSKLNWQHEVDVEVIPDDEELLTSRLKECKDSKFDMVITTGGTGIGPRDITPDVVEKMLDKQIPGIMEHIRLKYGTEKPNALLSRGVAGIMGSTFVYTLPGSVKAVREYMAEILKVQKHLFLMLMGIDSH encoded by the coding sequence ATGAATAACGCTGAAAATATTGTAATAAAGGTAAAGTCGGTCAATATATCTGAACGAAAAGGAACCACAAAGCACCCTGTAGATTTTATTGAGCTTAACTCGTTAGGCGTAAAGGGCGATGCCCATTCAGGCAGCTGGCACAGGCAGGTAAGCATGCTTGGTGTAGAGAGTATGGATAAATTTACCAAGGCTAGCGGCCTTCCTGTAAAATATGGCGATTTTGCCGAAAATATTACCACCGAGGGGCTTGAGTTGTACACTACCAAACCTGGTGATAGGTTTGTAGGAGCGGGTGTTGAACTTGAGGTTACACAAATAGGAAAGTCGTGCCATGGCGATGGCTGCGCTATTTATCGCCAGGTTGGAAATTGCGTTATGCCTAAAGAGGGCATCTTTGTAAGGGTTATAAAAGGAGGAAAACTTAAGGCTGATGATGAGTTGACTTTTATTCCTAAAATATACAAGATCAAAATCATTACATTAAGCGATAGGGCTAGTCGTGGCGAATACAAAGACCTGAGCGGGCCCGAAGTGGAGAAAAATATTAAAGAATTTTTCTCTAAGCTTAATTGGCAGCACGAGGTTGATGTTGAAGTGATTCCTGATGATGAGGAACTTCTGACTAGTAGGTTGAAGGAGTGTAAGGATTCAAAGTTTGATATGGTTATAACAACAGGAGGAACAGGTATAGGACCACGTGATATTACCCCTGATGTTGTTGAAAAAATGCTCGATAAACAAATTCCAGGTATTATGGAACATATTCGTTTAAAATATGGCACAGAAAAGCCTAATGCTCTTTTAAGCAGGGGTGTTGCGGGAATTATGGGGTCTACTTTTGTTTATACGTTGCCCGGGAGTGTTAAGGCTGTTAGAGAGTATATGGCCGAGATACTTAAAGTTCAAAAACACCTGTTTCTTATGCTTATGGGGATTGACAGCCATTAA
- the moaC gene encoding cyclic pyranopterin monophosphate synthase MoaC — protein MELSHTDKNGKANMVDVGHKPNQLREAIAKGFIKLQPETVRLIRENQMKKGDVLTIAEIAGIQAAKRTPELIPLCHTLLLTKVDVRATLTDTGVEVTGYAKCIGQTGVEMEALTAVSVSLLTVYDMCKAVDKSMVIDNVRLVEKIKTNLD, from the coding sequence ATGGAACTATCACATACCGATAAAAATGGCAAAGCCAACATGGTTGATGTTGGGCATAAACCCAATCAGCTACGAGAGGCCATTGCAAAGGGATTTATAAAGTTACAGCCCGAAACCGTAAGGCTTATTCGTGAAAATCAGATGAAAAAGGGCGATGTTCTAACCATTGCAGAGATTGCCGGAATCCAAGCTGCTAAACGAACCCCTGAGCTAATTCCGCTTTGTCACACCCTTTTGCTTACTAAGGTCGATGTAAGGGCAACCTTAACCGATACAGGAGTTGAGGTTACGGGCTATGCTAAATGCATAGGCCAAACTGGAGTTGAAATGGAAGCCCTTACTGCTGTATCGGTGTCCTTGCTGACAGTTTACGATATGTGTAAAGCAGTTGACAAATCGATGGTGATAGACAATGTTAGATTAGTTGAAAAAATCAAAACGAATCTTGATTAG
- a CDS encoding GTP 3',8-cyclase MoaA, with translation MFDQFNRRINYLRISVTDRCNLRCVYCMPEDGIEQIPHNQILTFEEIVEITKLAVKNGFEKVRITGGEPLVRKGIVDLVKMIASIDGIMDFGMTTNGVLLKPFAKPLFDAGLKRINVSLDTLDPGKYKATTRIGNLSDVLEGLEEAKRVGFKPIKLNCVVEQSSAEPDAQAVKSYADENGFIARFIPKMNLDDGIFGVVEGGEGGNCATCNRLRLTANGVIKPCLFSESGYNVRDLGIEKAIEMAIKNKPACGVANRTGEFYNIGG, from the coding sequence ATGTTCGATCAATTTAATCGGCGAATAAATTATCTTAGAATCTCTGTTACCGATAGGTGCAATTTGCGTTGTGTTTACTGCATGCCCGAAGATGGTATTGAACAGATTCCCCATAATCAGATACTTACCTTTGAGGAGATAGTTGAGATTACAAAGTTAGCCGTTAAAAATGGTTTCGAAAAAGTTCGAATAACAGGAGGTGAACCGCTTGTCCGTAAAGGTATTGTAGACTTGGTTAAGATGATTGCCTCTATTGATGGAATAATGGACTTTGGTATGACAACCAACGGCGTATTATTAAAGCCGTTTGCTAAACCACTTTTCGACGCTGGCTTGAAACGAATCAATGTCAGCCTCGATACTTTAGATCCGGGTAAGTATAAAGCAACTACAAGAATAGGAAACCTTTCCGATGTTTTAGAAGGATTAGAGGAGGCAAAAAGAGTTGGGTTTAAACCAATTAAGTTGAATTGTGTTGTGGAACAAAGTTCGGCCGAACCCGATGCGCAAGCCGTAAAATCCTATGCAGACGAGAACGGTTTTATTGCCCGCTTTATACCTAAAATGAACCTTGATGACGGTATTTTTGGTGTTGTTGAAGGTGGCGAGGGAGGCAATTGTGCCACTTGCAACAGGCTGCGCTTAACTGCCAATGGGGTTATCAAACCCTGTCTATTTAGCGAAAGCGGGTATAATGTAAGGGATTTGGGAATCGAAAAGGCTATTGAAATGGCAATTAAAAATAAGCCTGCATGTGGAGTAGCAAATCGAACAGGTGAATTTTATAATATTGGAGGTTAA